The following are encoded together in the Gordonia insulae genome:
- a CDS encoding ferritin-like domain-containing protein, producing the protein MTVSTTTIHQQLRALLALTHAEIQVAETRQAQARTDAIRAELAGNAQKGRERAARIQRALRDRDGLVDVVRPVLGRIGTALKTAVEQAQPLDEALLGDLALEQQLVGRANYLKALATAEKDTELIELADQLVAAHTETVEWITIVLAEEALGGPAALRRSPTQWASGLATRAITLPAVVTSRGIDRAADALRQVPASVSALRNRVGDAVEDAGDSAARAGAAVTNAGQAAVTTAAAGRDAALEAIEDSARDSGASGVADALHQVREATGIVEPEELPIEDYADLNVTEAVAAVKELDEPADIRVILAFEEAHKDRQRVVSAAEARIAEIAKDVVGIR; encoded by the coding sequence ATGACGGTTTCCACCACCACCATCCACCAGCAGCTTCGTGCACTACTCGCACTCACCCATGCCGAGATCCAGGTCGCGGAGACCAGGCAGGCACAGGCCCGCACAGACGCGATCCGCGCGGAGTTGGCCGGCAACGCCCAGAAAGGGCGTGAACGGGCCGCGAGGATCCAACGCGCACTACGCGACCGTGACGGCCTGGTCGACGTGGTTCGCCCGGTACTGGGCCGCATCGGCACAGCACTGAAGACGGCAGTCGAACAGGCGCAGCCCCTCGACGAGGCGCTCCTGGGTGATCTGGCGCTCGAACAGCAATTGGTCGGCCGAGCCAACTATCTGAAGGCACTCGCGACCGCGGAAAAAGACACCGAACTGATCGAGCTCGCCGATCAGCTCGTCGCGGCGCACACCGAGACGGTCGAGTGGATCACGATCGTGCTGGCCGAGGAGGCCCTCGGCGGCCCGGCCGCGCTGCGCCGCAGCCCGACCCAATGGGCGAGCGGACTGGCGACCAGGGCGATCACGTTGCCGGCGGTCGTGACGTCACGCGGGATCGACCGCGCCGCCGACGCGCTGCGCCAGGTCCCGGCCTCGGTGTCGGCGCTGCGCAACCGTGTCGGGGACGCGGTGGAGGACGCCGGAGACAGTGCCGCCCGCGCCGGTGCGGCGGTCACCAACGCCGGTCAGGCAGCGGTCACGACAGCCGCAGCCGGGCGTGATGCAGCACTGGAGGCCATCGAGGACAGCGCCCGAGACAGCGGAGCATCGGGTGTCGCCGATGCCCTGCACCAGGTCCGCGAGGCGACCGGCATCGTCGAGCCCGAGGAACTGCCGATCGAGGACTACGCCGATCTCAACGTCACCGAAGCGGTTGCCGCGGTCAAGGAACTGGACGAGCCCGCCGACATCCGTGTGATCCTCGCTTTCGAGGAGGCGCACAAGGACCGGCAGCGCGTGGTCTCCGCGGCCGAGGCGCGCATCGCCGAGATCGCC
- a CDS encoding MarR family winged helix-turn-helix transcriptional regulator, which yields MPVSSVNANSLDDLLSRIHRARQLPGWRRRLFAGQQMVDSLATVRALRAVEQHAGESGASVRDVADYMAVEHSTASRTVAGLVSRGLLSKHSHENDQRRCVLALTETGRKELRDITRRRHEMMAETVQEWSDRDVETLIELLGRLSVDLERDPSA from the coding sequence ATGCCGGTCTCCTCTGTGAACGCGAACTCGCTCGATGATCTGCTGAGCAGGATTCATCGCGCCCGCCAGCTGCCCGGTTGGCGCCGCCGCCTCTTCGCCGGCCAGCAAATGGTGGACTCGCTGGCGACCGTCCGCGCACTCCGCGCCGTCGAACAGCACGCGGGTGAGAGTGGCGCTTCTGTGAGAGACGTCGCCGACTACATGGCCGTCGAGCACTCGACGGCGAGCCGGACAGTTGCCGGACTTGTCTCGCGTGGACTGTTGAGCAAGCACTCCCACGAGAACGATCAACGTCGCTGCGTGCTGGCATTGACCGAGACAGGCCGAAAAGAATTGCGCGACATCACCCGTCGACGTCACGAGATGATGGCGGAGACTGTGCAGGAATGGTCTGACCGCGACGTCGAAACCTTGATCGAGCTCCTCGGGCGCCTCTCGGTCGACCTGGAACGCGACCCGTCCGCATGA
- a CDS encoding MFS transporter produces the protein MTARVEAHPVAPARGPLRLLVDRQFGSLFWAKIFSVVGVWTHSLVAALVVFDATGSALMVGLVGVVQFGPQLLLSPLSGTWADRGDPARQIMIGRVLCILGSGTVALLLFCLRPTGGPQVTAVVLIGSLVVGVGFVVGGPAMQSIVPSLIRPGELPTAMALNSVPMTVGRIVGPVIGAFIAAHLGPAWAFAVSAALNSVFVAVLAMVRFPRPEPKASGQDFRVRAALRYVWHDRPLLFALIGVAAVGFASDPAITLAPSMAAEVGGGAQLVGQLSAAFGVGAALALAVLAALRGRLGASTTAFIGLLLLATGSAAVAVAPGLIVTVIGFGAAGLGFGSAMTGLSTVVQERAPDELRGRVMALWMVGFVGSRPLAAAVLGGSADAFSAQVAFGISGLVVFATAALCRLGPTSP, from the coding sequence ATGACGGCGCGTGTCGAGGCGCATCCCGTTGCACCGGCGCGTGGGCCTCTGCGGCTCCTCGTCGACCGCCAGTTCGGCTCACTGTTCTGGGCGAAGATCTTCTCCGTCGTCGGAGTGTGGACGCACAGCCTCGTCGCCGCGCTGGTCGTCTTCGATGCGACCGGCTCGGCGTTGATGGTCGGCCTCGTCGGTGTCGTCCAGTTCGGCCCGCAACTGCTCCTGAGTCCGCTGAGCGGCACGTGGGCCGATCGGGGTGATCCGGCCCGGCAGATCATGATCGGGCGGGTGCTCTGCATCCTGGGCTCCGGTACCGTGGCCCTTCTGTTGTTCTGCCTTCGGCCCACGGGCGGACCGCAGGTGACAGCCGTTGTGCTGATCGGATCCTTGGTGGTCGGAGTCGGTTTCGTGGTCGGCGGGCCGGCAATGCAGTCGATCGTCCCGAGCTTGATCCGACCCGGCGAACTGCCGACGGCGATGGCACTCAACTCGGTCCCGATGACCGTCGGCAGAATCGTGGGACCGGTGATCGGGGCATTCATCGCCGCACACCTCGGTCCGGCGTGGGCATTTGCCGTGAGCGCGGCACTCAACAGCGTTTTCGTCGCCGTACTCGCCATGGTGCGATTCCCCAGACCCGAACCGAAGGCGTCCGGCCAGGACTTTCGAGTCCGCGCCGCCCTCCGATACGTGTGGCACGACCGACCGTTGCTCTTCGCTCTCATCGGCGTTGCCGCCGTGGGCTTCGCGTCCGACCCGGCCATCACCCTGGCGCCGTCGATGGCAGCCGAGGTCGGGGGTGGAGCACAGTTGGTCGGGCAACTGTCAGCCGCGTTCGGTGTCGGTGCGGCGCTCGCGCTGGCGGTGTTGGCAGCCCTCCGCGGACGATTGGGCGCGTCGACAACGGCCTTCATCGGGCTCCTCCTGCTGGCGACCGGGAGCGCGGCCGTCGCGGTCGCGCCCGGCCTGATCGTCACCGTGATCGGTTTCGGTGCAGCCGGTCTCGGGTTCGGAAGCGCGATGACCGGCCTGAGTACGGTTGTCCAGGAGCGCGCGCCTGACGAACTGCGTGGACGAGTCATGGCCCTGTGGATGGTGGGGTTCGTCGGATCGCGGCCTCTCGCGGCAGCCGTGCTGGGTGGCAGCGCGGACGCCTTCTCCGCCCAGGTCGCGTTCGGGATCAGTGGGCTCGTCGTCTTCGCCACCGCAGCCCTCTGCCGCCTCGGGCCGACGAGCCCATGA
- a CDS encoding aldo/keto reductase, with the protein MAIPQIELNNGIHIPAVGFGVYQTPPEETTTAVQTALDVGYRHIDTAAAYLNEAGVGEAIRRSGIARDELFIETKVWITDYGYDATLHAFDKAAGKLGVEQIDLLILHQALPGEFNLTVDAYKALERLLADGKVKSIGVSNFMPDHLAQLLDATSVVPAVNQIEVHPYFRQSALLDVDAEHGILSQAWSPIGGITFYRDGSHGSTLEDPTILKIAAAHGKSAAQVMLRWHLQQGRQVIPKSVTPSRIAENFDVFDFELTADELAAIDTLDTGVRGGPEPEVMTRERFGLEIPEA; encoded by the coding sequence ATGGCGATACCCCAGATCGAACTGAACAATGGAATCCACATCCCGGCTGTGGGTTTCGGTGTGTACCAAACCCCTCCCGAGGAGACGACGACCGCGGTGCAGACTGCGCTGGACGTCGGTTACCGGCACATCGACACCGCTGCCGCATATCTCAACGAGGCCGGCGTCGGTGAGGCGATCCGCCGTTCCGGCATCGCTCGCGACGAGTTGTTCATCGAGACCAAGGTCTGGATCACCGACTACGGCTACGACGCCACTTTGCACGCCTTCGACAAGGCGGCGGGCAAACTCGGCGTCGAGCAGATCGATCTGCTGATCCTCCACCAGGCCCTGCCGGGCGAGTTCAACCTGACCGTCGATGCGTACAAGGCGCTCGAACGCCTTCTCGCGGACGGGAAGGTGAAATCCATCGGCGTCAGCAACTTCATGCCGGATCATCTCGCGCAACTCCTCGACGCGACATCGGTGGTGCCGGCGGTCAACCAGATCGAGGTGCACCCCTACTTCCGACAGTCCGCGCTGCTCGATGTCGATGCCGAGCACGGCATCCTGTCGCAGGCATGGTCTCCGATAGGCGGCATCACCTTCTACCGCGACGGCTCCCACGGCTCCACGCTCGAAGATCCGACGATTCTGAAGATCGCTGCCGCACATGGCAAATCGGCTGCCCAGGTGATGCTGCGCTGGCACCTTCAGCAGGGTCGGCAGGTCATTCCCAAGTCCGTGACACCGTCGCGGATCGCGGAGAACTTCGACGTCTTCGACTTCGAACTCACCGCAGATGAACTCGCCGCCATCGACACGTTGGACACCGGTGTCCGTGGCGGACCCGAACCCGAGGTCATGACCCGCGAACGGTTCGGCCTCGAAATCCCCGAAGCCTGA
- a CDS encoding DUF2255 family protein produces the protein MTWTDDELNRIGEADELQVSSYRSDGTLRPFVTIWVVRTGDNIYIRSAYGRENGWYRRALTSGRGQIRAGGVEKDVTFVEPAEDVHPTLDAAYHDKYDRYGQKIVGTVVAPHGVGVTLRLEPEA, from the coding sequence ATGACCTGGACCGACGACGAACTCAACCGGATCGGCGAGGCCGACGAACTGCAGGTCTCCTCGTACCGCTCGGATGGCACGCTGCGGCCGTTCGTCACGATCTGGGTGGTGCGAACGGGCGACAACATCTACATCCGGTCGGCATACGGACGCGAGAACGGATGGTACCGACGTGCGTTGACCAGCGGCCGAGGGCAGATCCGGGCCGGCGGAGTCGAGAAGGATGTCACCTTTGTCGAACCTGCCGAAGATGTGCACCCGACCCTGGACGCCGCATATCACGACAAGTACGACCGATACGGGCAGAAGATCGTCGGCACGGTGGTCGCGCCCCACGGCGTCGGCGTCACGCTTCGTCTCGAACCGGAGGCCTGA
- a CDS encoding MFS transporter — protein sequence MTVRGIRSAASGPKTTGAGSEASGPRATAAILAIILISYFMVLLDNSVIFTGLSSIRDGLGLTPTALSWVQDAYTLVFGGLLLLGARAGDLVGRRRLFTAGLAIFGGASLLIGLAPSGEFMIAARALQGVGAAVVAPTSLALIAAYFEGEARKKAVAWYAATAGIGASLGLLVGGALTDLVSWRAAFLINVPIAIAMIVGARLVLTETPRRRGNFDVIGAACATLGMGALVFAVIESAEYGWTSSRVIVALAVGVVLLTVLVANESRARQPIMPLRLFRSRERSGAYAVRFLYLGAMIGFFYFTTQLLQDGLGFTPFQAGLAFLPMTAVNFAVALAIPRLSRRHSNSLLLFAGMIGSLAGMFWLSRVGPGDTYLSAVALPMVLIGAGQGLVFAPLTNAGIAGVDASDAGAASGLLNTAHQLGMAFGLGILVAISADAGDGLGGAASVTHRVGVALTGGSILLAVALAVVILVLMPTARFRVGRIRPPVRDEA from the coding sequence GTGACCGTCCGAGGAATCAGGAGCGCAGCGAGCGGGCCCAAGACCACCGGCGCCGGGAGCGAAGCGAGCGGGCCGAGAGCTACCGCCGCGATCCTGGCGATCATCCTGATCAGTTACTTCATGGTGTTGCTCGACAACTCGGTGATCTTCACCGGGCTGTCGAGCATCCGGGACGGCCTCGGCCTCACGCCCACCGCGCTCTCCTGGGTGCAGGATGCCTACACGCTGGTGTTCGGTGGACTGCTGCTGTTGGGCGCGCGTGCCGGTGACCTGGTCGGTCGTCGCAGGCTGTTCACCGCGGGTCTGGCGATCTTCGGTGGCGCATCCTTGCTGATCGGGCTCGCGCCCAGCGGCGAGTTCATGATCGCCGCCCGCGCGCTCCAGGGCGTCGGCGCAGCCGTCGTCGCACCGACGTCGCTCGCCTTGATCGCCGCATATTTCGAAGGTGAAGCGCGGAAGAAGGCCGTCGCCTGGTACGCCGCGACGGCCGGGATCGGCGCGAGCCTCGGTCTGCTCGTCGGCGGTGCGCTCACCGATCTGGTCTCCTGGCGGGCCGCCTTCCTGATCAACGTGCCGATCGCGATCGCGATGATCGTCGGCGCGCGGTTGGTGCTGACCGAGACACCACGCCGACGCGGCAACTTCGACGTCATCGGCGCGGCCTGCGCCACCCTCGGCATGGGTGCCCTCGTCTTCGCGGTCATCGAATCCGCCGAGTACGGCTGGACGTCCTCGCGGGTGATCGTCGCGCTGGCCGTCGGCGTGGTCCTGCTGACCGTCCTGGTGGCCAACGAGTCGCGCGCCAGGCAACCCATCATGCCGTTGCGGCTGTTCCGCAGTCGTGAACGCAGCGGCGCCTATGCGGTGCGGTTCCTCTATCTCGGCGCGATGATCGGGTTCTTCTACTTCACCACCCAACTGCTACAGGACGGGTTGGGTTTCACTCCCTTCCAGGCCGGTCTTGCGTTCCTGCCGATGACGGCCGTGAATTTCGCGGTGGCGCTCGCCATCCCACGACTGAGCAGGCGTCATTCCAACAGCCTGCTGTTGTTCGCCGGGATGATCGGCTCACTGGCGGGCATGTTCTGGCTGAGCCGTGTCGGGCCAGGTGACACCTACCTGTCGGCGGTCGCGCTGCCCATGGTCCTGATCGGCGCGGGGCAGGGCCTGGTGTTCGCGCCGTTGACCAACGCCGGTATCGCAGGGGTCGACGCGTCTGATGCCGGCGCGGCGTCGGGACTGCTCAACACCGCCCACCAACTGGGTATGGCGTTCGGCCTGGGCATTCTTGTCGCGATCTCTGCCGATGCCGGGGATGGGCTCGGTGGCGCCGCGTCGGTCACCCACCGCGTCGGGGTCGCGCTCACCGGTGGCAGCATCCTGCTCGCGGTCGCATTGGCCGTCGTCATCCTCGTCCTGATGCCGACAGCGCGTTTCCGGGTCGGCCGGATCAGGCCTCCGGTTCGAGACGAAGCGTGA
- a CDS encoding alcohol dehydrogenase catalytic domain-containing protein produces the protein MKATYMYGAGDVRVVDVPDPSIQQPTDALVRVVRACVCGSDLHPYHSMPATPGGSPMGHEFIGVVEAVGADVTTLGVGDFVISPFAVSCGTCEFCRAGLQTSCLHGGFWSDAELGTAGAQAEAVRVPLADGTLVKAPIDETADDALLASLLTLSDVYGTGWHAAVRGGVTTGSTVTVIGDGAVGLLAVLSARQLGAGQIILMGRHQVRTDLGREFGATDVVAARGDEGIEQVRDLTGGLGSHIVLEAVGHRPAYDQALGAVRAGGVISRVGVPQYDEAPVGFGSLFGPNVTLTGGPAPVRSYIDQLLPAVLDGSVVPGRVFDRTMTLDETPKAYSAMDAREALKVAVRP, from the coding sequence ATGAAAGCGACTTACATGTACGGCGCGGGCGACGTCCGCGTCGTCGACGTACCCGATCCGAGCATTCAGCAGCCGACCGACGCTCTGGTGCGGGTGGTCCGCGCCTGCGTCTGCGGCAGCGACCTCCACCCCTACCACTCCATGCCGGCCACCCCGGGCGGTTCGCCGATGGGCCACGAGTTCATCGGCGTCGTCGAGGCCGTCGGCGCCGACGTCACAACACTGGGCGTGGGGGACTTCGTCATCTCACCGTTCGCCGTTTCGTGCGGGACGTGCGAGTTCTGCCGCGCCGGGCTGCAGACATCCTGCCTGCACGGCGGCTTCTGGAGCGACGCCGAGCTGGGTACGGCCGGCGCCCAGGCCGAAGCGGTTCGTGTCCCACTCGCCGACGGGACCCTGGTGAAGGCACCGATCGACGAGACCGCCGACGACGCATTGCTGGCCTCACTGCTCACTCTCTCCGACGTGTACGGCACCGGCTGGCACGCCGCTGTGCGCGGCGGCGTGACCACCGGCAGCACGGTCACGGTGATCGGCGACGGTGCTGTCGGCCTGCTCGCTGTCCTGTCGGCCCGCCAGCTCGGCGCCGGGCAGATCATCCTGATGGGCCGTCACCAGGTGCGGACCGACCTCGGGCGCGAGTTCGGCGCCACCGACGTCGTCGCGGCCCGTGGCGATGAAGGCATCGAGCAGGTCCGCGACCTGACCGGTGGGCTCGGCAGCCACATCGTCTTGGAGGCCGTCGGGCATCGACCGGCCTACGACCAGGCGCTCGGCGCCGTCCGTGCCGGCGGCGTCATCAGCCGGGTGGGTGTCCCGCAGTACGACGAGGCACCGGTCGGCTTCGGCTCGCTCTTCGGTCCCAACGTCACCCTGACCGGCGGACCCGCACCGGTCCGGTCCTACATCGACCAACTCCTCCCCGCGGTGCTCGACGGCAGCGTCGTGCCGGGCAGGGTGTTCGATCGGACGATGACCCTCGACGAGACGCCCAAGGCGTACTCGGCGATGGATGCCCGCGAGGCGCTCAAGGTCGCGGTCCGTCCGTGA
- a CDS encoding helix-turn-helix transcriptional regulator: MGTTDLRTQIREFLSSRRARITPDQAGLPAYGSNRRVKGLRREEVAMLAGVSVDYYVRMERGSLAGASDSVLASLADALQLDEAERDHLYALARQSQTGAGTRRARTPASTVRPAIQQVLDAISDAPAWVRNGRHDIVAMNQLARALYSPVLADPRRPANTTRFVYLQPEEAEAFFVDYDQIARDAAAMLRLEAGRNPNDKALIQLVGELSTRSELFRQRWASQDVRFHRSGRKRLNHPIVGQLDLDFEGMELPSEPGLYLNIYTAAAGTPTADGLTLLASWAASQDQIDTEHHAVG, translated from the coding sequence ATGGGTACCACCGACCTGCGCACTCAGATCCGCGAGTTCCTGAGCTCGCGGCGCGCACGCATCACCCCCGATCAGGCGGGGCTGCCGGCCTACGGCAGCAACCGTCGCGTCAAGGGACTGCGCCGTGAGGAGGTGGCGATGCTCGCCGGGGTCTCGGTCGACTACTACGTCCGGATGGAACGCGGCAGTCTGGCAGGTGCGTCGGACAGCGTGCTCGCCTCGCTCGCCGACGCCCTGCAGCTCGACGAAGCCGAACGTGATCACCTTTATGCACTTGCCCGGCAGTCGCAGACCGGTGCGGGGACGCGTCGTGCGCGGACTCCCGCCTCCACGGTTCGCCCGGCCATTCAGCAGGTACTCGACGCCATCTCCGACGCGCCGGCCTGGGTGCGCAACGGACGTCACGACATCGTCGCGATGAATCAACTTGCGCGCGCACTCTATTCACCCGTGCTCGCCGACCCTCGGCGCCCCGCCAACACGACTCGTTTCGTGTACCTCCAGCCGGAGGAGGCGGAGGCGTTCTTCGTCGACTATGACCAGATCGCGAGAGATGCGGCCGCGATGCTCCGGCTCGAGGCCGGGCGAAACCCGAACGACAAGGCCCTGATCCAACTCGTCGGTGAGTTGTCCACGCGCAGTGAACTCTTCCGACAACGGTGGGCATCGCAGGACGTCCGGTTCCATCGCAGCGGACGCAAGCGGCTCAACCATCCGATCGTCGGGCAACTCGACCTCGACTTCGAGGGAATGGAACTGCCGTCAGAACCCGGCCTGTACCTGAACATCTATACCGCCGCGGCCGGCACACCCACAGCCGACGGCCTCACATTGCTGGCGTCCTGGGCGGCCAGTCAGGACCAGATCGACACCGAACATCACGCGGTCGGGTGA
- a CDS encoding TetR/AcrR family transcriptional regulator, which yields MTAESPDDGNRSTPSPGRPRDGRIDAAIISATRELIVETGYSALSLSAIAARAGTTTAAIYRRWSGKAQLVHEAVLSAESIPAPDGSGDVREDIRALVETVRAMFDSPEVRLALPGLIADTVADPQVHTMMIARLAGNLTAFESRFGQGRRDDDQLPMLAEVVAGTAIFRILIRHDAALDDTWVDEMTELITERWPHPTA from the coding sequence ATGACAGCAGAAAGCCCCGACGATGGCAATAGGTCCACCCCGTCGCCGGGGCGGCCCCGTGACGGCCGCATCGATGCCGCGATCATCTCGGCCACCCGAGAGTTGATCGTCGAGACGGGCTACTCGGCTCTGTCGCTGTCGGCGATCGCCGCCCGCGCCGGGACCACCACGGCCGCGATCTACCGGCGATGGTCCGGCAAAGCGCAACTCGTCCACGAAGCGGTGCTGTCGGCCGAGTCGATTCCCGCGCCGGACGGGTCCGGTGATGTGCGCGAAGACATCCGGGCACTCGTCGAGACAGTGCGCGCGATGTTCGACAGCCCCGAAGTCCGGTTGGCACTACCGGGTCTGATCGCCGACACCGTCGCCGATCCCCAGGTCCACACGATGATGATCGCGAGATTGGCCGGCAACCTGACCGCTTTCGAATCCCGATTCGGTCAGGGCCGCCGCGACGATGACCAACTACCCATGCTTGCCGAAGTCGTCGCAGGCACCGCGATCTTTCGCATCCTCATCCGCCACGACGCGGCCCTCGACGACACCTGGGTGGACGAGATGACCGAGTTGATCACCGAGCGCTGGCCTCACCCGACCGCGTGA
- a CDS encoding TIGR03617 family F420-dependent LLM class oxidoreductase, producing the protein MKIMTALFSPTGAVERAAALQEAGASGVFTFEGPHDVFTPLVSASAVNGLDVMSNVAIAFPRNPIQLAHQANDLQLLSEGRFILGLGTQVRAQIEKRYGAEFDHPVARMTEMVGALRAIFATWNDGERLDFRGEYYRHTLMTPTFVPGPNPYGPPPIYLGALGPRMTRATAEVADGLLVMPFGSKRFLHETTLPCVREGLAAAGRSADDFEVVPEIIVSVDPGADTDHTSTRMLLAFYGSTPAYRPVLDAHGWGDLQPELNTMSKQGRWQEMATLIDDEILHTIAACGTPKEVAAHIRDRVDGVSDRICLYQPGPIGVDALAEIVDELR; encoded by the coding sequence ATGAAGATCATGACAGCGCTGTTCAGTCCCACCGGCGCGGTCGAACGCGCCGCAGCACTCCAGGAAGCCGGCGCCTCCGGGGTGTTCACGTTCGAGGGTCCGCACGATGTGTTCACCCCGCTGGTGTCGGCGTCGGCGGTCAACGGTCTCGACGTGATGTCCAACGTCGCGATCGCGTTTCCACGCAACCCGATCCAGCTCGCCCATCAGGCCAACGATCTCCAACTCCTGTCCGAGGGTCGGTTCATCCTCGGGCTGGGCACGCAGGTGCGCGCGCAGATCGAGAAGCGCTACGGCGCCGAGTTCGACCACCCCGTCGCGCGGATGACGGAAATGGTGGGGGCGCTCCGTGCGATCTTCGCTACCTGGAATGACGGTGAACGGCTGGACTTCCGCGGCGAGTACTACCGCCACACCTTGATGACGCCGACGTTTGTCCCGGGGCCGAATCCGTACGGGCCGCCGCCGATCTATCTCGGGGCCTTGGGGCCGAGGATGACCCGGGCGACCGCTGAGGTGGCCGACGGACTGCTGGTGATGCCGTTCGGTTCGAAGCGGTTTCTACACGAGACGACGCTGCCGTGCGTGCGAGAGGGACTGGCCGCCGCCGGACGGAGTGCCGACGACTTCGAGGTGGTGCCCGAGATCATCGTGTCGGTCGACCCCGGCGCCGACACAGACCATACCTCGACCCGAATGCTGTTGGCGTTCTACGGTTCCACGCCGGCGTATCGACCGGTGCTCGACGCCCACGGTTGGGGTGATCTGCAGCCCGAACTCAACACCATGTCCAAACAGGGACGCTGGCAGGAGATGGCCACCCTCATCGACGACGAGATCCTGCACACCATCGCCGCCTGCGGTACCCCGAAGGAGGTGGCCGCACACATCCGTGACCGGGTCGACGGCGTCTCGGACCGGATCTGCCTGTATCAGCCGGGACCGATCGGTGTCGACGCACTCGCCGAGATCGTCGACGAACTGCGGTGA